The following coding sequences are from one Thermodesulforhabdaceae bacterium window:
- a CDS encoding ATP-binding cassette domain-containing protein, which produces MVTSLNNSVVVKVDGVSKRYRRYRAVENVSLEVHKGEIFGLIGPDGAGKSTLMKAIAGVLSYDEGIIRVFDVPVNSEASAELIKHRIGFMPQGLGLNLYAELSVEENIDFFARVRGVKGQELADRKKKLLAMTRLDRFTDRPMKYLSGGMKQKLGLICTLIHEPDLIILDEPTTGVDPVSRRDFWEILSELVYIRGITAVVSTAYLDEAERFQRLAFMYGGRILGSGDPETVLSFAPGKVVEVVTLDQMEALDRLRPLFPQVDSVGDRLRIFIDKAKDGVDPREQVIKALEGMKIDSVEETDPTLEDVFVSMLRLEQADRNDKSFDDKMAGSNAQTVKNSFNRFGETGTLHKEAVIEARELTKDFGTFRAVDKASFAVHQGEIFGLLGANGAGKTTLIKMLTGILPPTAGEGKVAGADMRRAGKAIKERIGYVSQSFSLYQDLTVAENIRLFSGIYGVTGQKAKNRIPEVIELTGLREYERDLAGKLPMGIRQRLALACAIVHSPKILFLDEPTSGVDPLGRRRFWDILTYLARIEGVAVLITTHYMSEAEHCDRLALMHAGRIVANDSPAALKDELRRREGELLVVYSRDPGKTIKILRPFYPKSTIFGDRIHLFARDVEREMERIKKLCNDFGPISVTLQTPTLEDVFVFRITELERGN; this is translated from the coding sequence ATGGTAACCTCACTGAATAACTCTGTTGTTGTTAAAGTTGACGGAGTTAGCAAAAGATACCGCCGTTACAGGGCTGTTGAGAATGTGAGCCTTGAGGTGCACAAGGGTGAGATTTTTGGATTGATTGGTCCTGACGGGGCAGGGAAGAGCACTCTTATGAAAGCCATAGCGGGCGTGCTTTCCTATGACGAAGGCATTATTAGAGTTTTTGATGTGCCTGTGAATTCGGAAGCTTCTGCAGAACTGATCAAGCATCGCATTGGTTTTATGCCGCAGGGACTGGGATTGAATCTTTATGCCGAACTTTCGGTGGAAGAAAATATTGACTTTTTCGCAAGAGTTAGAGGCGTAAAAGGGCAGGAACTTGCTGATCGTAAGAAAAAACTTCTTGCTATGACCAGGCTTGATCGTTTTACAGACCGCCCTATGAAATATCTTTCTGGAGGCATGAAGCAAAAACTTGGGCTCATCTGCACCCTTATCCACGAACCCGACCTTATAATTCTTGATGAACCCACTACTGGAGTCGATCCTGTATCACGTCGCGACTTCTGGGAAATCCTTTCCGAACTTGTATATATTCGTGGCATTACAGCAGTTGTTTCTACGGCTTATCTTGATGAAGCCGAGAGATTTCAAAGACTGGCGTTTATGTATGGAGGACGGATACTCGGAAGTGGTGATCCAGAGACTGTGCTTTCATTTGCTCCGGGAAAGGTTGTCGAGGTAGTTACTCTGGATCAGATGGAAGCTCTCGACAGATTGCGTCCTCTTTTTCCTCAGGTGGATAGCGTTGGAGATCGCCTTAGAATCTTTATTGATAAAGCAAAAGACGGTGTTGATCCTCGAGAGCAGGTAATAAAAGCGCTGGAAGGTATGAAGATTGATAGCGTGGAAGAAACCGATCCCACTCTCGAAGATGTTTTTGTATCTATGCTAAGGCTGGAACAGGCAGACCGAAACGATAAGTCTTTTGATGATAAGATGGCAGGCAGTAATGCTCAGACGGTTAAAAATTCTTTTAATAGATTTGGCGAGACGGGGACGCTGCATAAAGAAGCTGTTATTGAAGCCAGAGAACTCACAAAGGATTTTGGAACTTTCCGCGCTGTTGATAAAGCGAGCTTTGCTGTTCATCAAGGAGAAATTTTCGGATTGCTTGGTGCCAATGGAGCTGGCAAAACCACTCTTATAAAGATGCTGACAGGCATTCTTCCTCCCACCGCAGGCGAAGGAAAGGTTGCTGGAGCTGACATGCGTCGAGCTGGTAAAGCTATTAAAGAACGGATCGGTTACGTCTCCCAGTCCTTTTCCCTTTATCAGGACCTCACAGTTGCTGAGAATATACGCTTGTTTTCTGGTATTTACGGTGTTACGGGGCAGAAGGCAAAGAATCGCATTCCTGAAGTTATTGAACTTACAGGTCTTAGGGAATATGAACGCGATCTTGCGGGTAAGCTTCCTATGGGCATTCGCCAGAGGCTTGCTCTTGCCTGCGCCATAGTTCATTCTCCGAAAATTCTCTTTTTAGATGAACCAACCTCTGGCGTTGATCCTCTTGGAAGGCGTCGCTTTTGGGATATTCTGACTTATCTTGCTCGCATCGAAGGTGTGGCTGTGCTCATTACAACTCATTATATGAGCGAAGCAGAGCATTGCGACCGATTAGCTTTGATGCATGCCGGGAGAATTGTAGCTAATGATTCACCGGCGGCTCTTAAAGATGAACTGAGAAGGCGAGAAGGAGAGCTTCTTGTTGTTTATTCCCGTGATCCCGGTAAAACCATAAAAATTCTTCGCCCGTTTTATCCCAAATCTACAATTTTTGGGGATCGAATCCATCTGTTTGCTAGAGATGTAGAGCGGGAGATGGAGCGCATAAAGAAACTGTGTAATGATTTTGGACCTATCAGTGTTACTCTGCAAACTCCAACTCTTGAGGATGTTTTTGTATTTAGAATTACCGAACTTGAACGTGGTAACTAA
- a CDS encoding efflux RND transporter periplasmic adaptor subunit, translated as MGTRISKASLVISIVAAAVLVAVILWFVRFNRFDLPEGLIQANGRIEGDRFTVSSKVPGKVIELLVREGDSVKEGQVVARLDDAQISAKVDQAREAVLTLEAQLKTARLALDVLKKDVPLAIETARAALAQAKANRSSAQSQSEQAERDAERLERLFNAGAIDKRKYEQADLARRVAINQLRSAEEAVKAAEKQLAQAMLGHDRIKAKEAEIEALSAQLAQAKASLREAEATLNDMTIRAPTSGVVTTRMVDVGEVITAGAPIFDIVNLDRLYLQVYVPEKDIGKVRLGLPARIYTDAFPDTFFTATVRYIASRAQFTPKEVQTPDERVKLVFAVRLYLDENPNHCLTPGLPADAVIKWKDDAPWAKPRW; from the coding sequence ATGGGGACGCGCATTTCTAAAGCTTCGCTGGTAATATCGATTGTCGCAGCTGCGGTTTTGGTTGCTGTGATTTTGTGGTTTGTTCGTTTTAACCGTTTTGACCTTCCTGAAGGGCTTATTCAGGCAAACGGGCGCATAGAAGGCGATCGATTTACAGTTTCAAGCAAAGTCCCTGGTAAAGTGATAGAACTTCTTGTCCGGGAAGGCGATTCTGTTAAAGAAGGTCAGGTTGTTGCCAGGCTGGATGATGCTCAAATTTCGGCAAAAGTAGATCAGGCCAGGGAAGCTGTTTTGACTCTGGAAGCTCAACTGAAGACTGCTCGTCTTGCTCTGGACGTTCTTAAAAAGGACGTGCCTCTAGCCATCGAAACTGCTCGAGCTGCTTTAGCTCAGGCTAAAGCTAATCGCTCATCTGCTCAAAGCCAGAGCGAACAGGCTGAACGAGATGCCGAGAGATTGGAACGACTTTTTAATGCGGGAGCAATTGATAAACGCAAATACGAACAGGCTGATCTTGCCCGTCGAGTTGCTATAAATCAACTGCGATCCGCCGAAGAAGCTGTGAAAGCCGCTGAAAAACAACTAGCTCAAGCTATGCTTGGCCACGATAGGATTAAAGCAAAAGAAGCTGAAATAGAGGCTCTTTCTGCTCAGTTGGCTCAAGCAAAAGCATCTCTTCGGGAAGCCGAAGCAACTCTGAATGATATGACTATCCGAGCGCCCACGTCGGGAGTTGTCACCACACGTATGGTTGATGTAGGCGAAGTGATAACTGCTGGAGCACCTATTTTTGACATAGTAAATCTGGATCGACTGTATTTGCAGGTTTATGTTCCTGAAAAAGATATTGGTAAAGTCCGCCTTGGATTGCCTGCTCGGATTTACACTGATGCTTTTCCCGATACCTTTTTTACAGCTACAGTCCGTTATATTGCGTCTCGGGCTCAGTTTACCCCTAAAGAGGTTCAGACGCCTGATGAGCGCGTAAAACTCGTCTTTGCCGTGAGGCTTTATCTGGATGAAAACCCCAATCATTGTCTTACACCTGGCCTTCCTGCCGATGCAGTTATTAAATGGAAGGATGACGCACCCTGGGCAAAACCGCGATGGTAA